A single region of the Myripristis murdjan chromosome 3, fMyrMur1.1, whole genome shotgun sequence genome encodes:
- the LOC115378959 gene encoding rho family-interacting cell polarization regulator 1-like isoform X1: MFTGSTKLPPTKTPQPERLDEVYAALRRGLQSYLQVHQLELDSLGQQIRENKRNGRLGSLYELDKQVKAIERFMRRLEFHLSKVEELYDAYCIQRRLRDGASKMVAAFNSTTGSREARESLSEANKGYRECTEHMCSLESELESQMGEFHIKMKGLAGFARLCAGDQYEVLMRYGRQRWRLRGRVEVSSKQIWDSEEYIFLPLITELLSIKVTELKSLANHVVVGSVSCEMLDLFCPLPQTLAVDINDLGTVKLNLEVTWSPFDKDDQTSTTSTVSKRLLSNQSPPDTPSMREQVFYSLLKRQGELENGTVWSNSSESSDDSSSPALAHHTQRLTASNTLQTTPTAQLSFTPHQPSTSTPSLSSNQEEDEPDAAEAFGPIDSGKFPVPNGHLQSASSDSHIGDVSQDCTVTDAASARSADLSETSDNLSCSDLDVSSQRPVMLAGRPQGLDLPDSGEPEVCVSAQEGNDDRPKESALKAEPCEAAPEDSTTETGADGEAARDQGCPEEHSHPHHSTPVKHPEDSQIAYLPSSSSFSLEVETALESFDFLNCSDLEDEEDESEDEEEEEEQKEEEVEEKDGEEEKDQCQMEEEHTEEEEQDKNIYTGESSDEEEVEGLEILMEAPEGFRNSDEDCYSHSESSSVENLQDLGQMEMPEEVEDVDGEEEEVDEEEQSEAKGDERHEQETSAEQEERPSTPSHLATTAL, translated from the exons ATGTTCACAGGCTCCACCAAACTCCCACCCACTAAAACCCCGCAGCCTGAGCGGCTGGATGAAGTGTACGCTGCCCTGCGCAGAGGTTTACA GTCATATCTGCAGGTCCACCAGCTGGAGCTGGACAGTCTGGGTCAGCAGATcagagaaaacaagaggaatGGTCGTTTG gGCTCCCTGTATGAGCTGGATAAG CAAGTGAAAGCCATAGAGAGGTTCATGCGCCGCTTGGAGTTCCACCTCAGCAAG GTGGAGGAGCTGTATGATGCGTATTGTATACAGCGGCGGCTGCGTGATGGAGCAAGTAAGATGGTGGCAGCCTTCAACTCCACCACGGGGAGCAGGGAGGCACGGGAGAGCCTGAGCGAGGCCAATAAGGGCTACAGGGAATGCACAGAG cacatGTGTTCACTTGAAAGTGAACTGGAGAGCCAGATGGGAGAGTTTCACATTAAGATGAAGG GTCTTGCTGGCTTCGCACGGCTCTGTGCTGGTGACCAGTATGAG GTCCTAATGCGCTACGGCCGGCAACGCTGGAGGCTGCGAGGCCGTGTGGAGGTCAGCAGCAAGCAGATATGGGACAGTGAGGAGTACATCTTCCTGCCTCTCATCACAGAACTGCTGTCTATCAAG GTAACAGAGCTGAAGAGCCTGGCCAATCACGTGGTGGTGGGGAGCGTGTCCTGCGAGATGCTCGACTTGTTCTGCCCGCTTCCCCAGACGCTCGCTGTGGACATCAACGACCTCGGGACAGTCAAACTGAACCTGGAGGTCACCTGGAG cccattTGATAAGGATGACCAGACATCGACCACCAGTACTGTCTCCAAACGGCTGTTATCCAATCAGAGTCCGCCTGATACGCCCTCTATGCGGGAGCAGGTGTTCTat TCTCTGCtgaagagacagggagagctGGAGAACGGGACCGTCTGGTCCAACTCCTCTGAGTCCTCTGACGACTCGTCCAGTCCAGCCTTGGCTCACCACACCCAGAGGCTGACGGCCTCCAACACGCTACAGACCACGCCCACCGCTCAGCTGTCCTTCACCCCTCACCAGCCTAGCACCTCCACGCCGTCGCTCTCATCCAATCAAGAGGAGGACGAGCCAGACGCCGCTGAGGCTTTCGGCCCCATAGACTCTGGGAAGTTTCCGGTGCCCAACGGCCATCTGCAGAGCGCGAGCTCTGACAGCCACATCGGCGACGTTAGCCAAGATTGTACTGTGACTGATGCGGCGTCGGCCCGATCAGCTGACCTCTCTGAGACCTCAGACAACCTGAGCTGCTCGGACCTTGACGTCTCCTCTCAGCGTCCTGTGATGCTGGCAGGGAGGCCACAGGGCTTGGATCTGCCTGACAGCGGTGagccagaggtgtgtgtgtctgcccaggAGGGAAATGATGATAGACCCAAAGAGTCAGCGCTAAAGGCTGAGCCGTGTGAAGCAGCACCAGAGGACAGCACCACTGAGACGGGAGCAGACGGAGAGGCAGCGAGGGACCAAGGCTGCCCAGAGGAACACAGTCATCCACACCACTCCACTCCAGTAAAACATCCAGAAGATTCTCAGATT GCTTATCTGCCGAGTTCCTCTAGTTTCAGTCTGGAAGTTGAGACCGCCCTTGAGAGTTTTGACTTTCTCAATTGTTCTGACCTCGAGGACGAAGAAGATgaaagtgaggatgaggaggaagaggaggaacaaaaggaagaagaggtggaagagaaggacggagaggaggagaaggaccAATGCCAAATGGAGGAAGAGCatacagaggaggaagaacaggATAAGAACATATACACTGGAGAGAG cagtgatgaggaggaggtggagggtcTAGAGATCCTCATGGAGGCTCCAGAGGGATTCAGGAACTCAGATGAAGACTGTTACTCCCATTCAGAG TCATCAAGCGTGGAGAACCTGCAGGATTTGGGTCAGATGGAAATGcctgaggaggtggaggacgtggacggggaggaagaggaagtagaCGAGGAGGAGCAAAGCGAAGCAAAGGGAGATGAACGACATG AACAGGAGACATCCGCTGAACAGGAGGAGCGACCCTCCACCCCCAGCCATTTGGCCACAACTGCCTTGTAA
- the LOC115378959 gene encoding rho family-interacting cell polarization regulator 1-like isoform X3, whose product MFTGSTKLPPTKTPQPERLDEVYAALRRGLQSYLQVHQLELDSLGQQIRENKRNGRLGSLYELDKQVKAIERFMRRLEFHLSKVEELYDAYCIQRRLRDGASKMVAAFNSTTGSREARESLSEANKGYRECTEHMCSLESELESQMGEFHIKMKGLAGFARLCAGDQYEVLMRYGRQRWRLRGRVEVSSKQIWDSEEYIFLPLITELLSIKVTELKSLANHVVVGSVSCEMLDLFCPLPQTLAVDINDLGTVKLNLEVTWSPFDKDDQTSTTSTVSKRLLSNQSPPDTPSMREQVFYSLLKRQGELENGTVWSNSSESSDDSSSPALAHHTQRLTASNTLQTTPTAQLSFTPHQPSTSTPSLSSNQEEDEPDAAEAFGPIDSGKFPVPNGHLQSASSDSHIGDVSQDCTVTDAASARSADLSETSDNLSCSDLDVSSQRPVMLAGRPQGLDLPDSGEPEVCVSAQEGNDDRPKESALKAEPCEAAPEDSTTETGADGEAARDQGCPEEHSHPHHSTPVKHPEDSQIAYLPSSSSFSLEVETALESFDFLNCSDLEDEEDESEDEEEEEEQKEEEVEEKDGEEEKDQCQMEEEHTEEEEQDKNIYTGESSDEEEVEGLEILMEAPEGFRNSDEDCYSHSESSSVENLQDLGQMEMPEEVEDVDGEEEEVDEEEQSEAKGDERHGDIR is encoded by the exons ATGTTCACAGGCTCCACCAAACTCCCACCCACTAAAACCCCGCAGCCTGAGCGGCTGGATGAAGTGTACGCTGCCCTGCGCAGAGGTTTACA GTCATATCTGCAGGTCCACCAGCTGGAGCTGGACAGTCTGGGTCAGCAGATcagagaaaacaagaggaatGGTCGTTTG gGCTCCCTGTATGAGCTGGATAAG CAAGTGAAAGCCATAGAGAGGTTCATGCGCCGCTTGGAGTTCCACCTCAGCAAG GTGGAGGAGCTGTATGATGCGTATTGTATACAGCGGCGGCTGCGTGATGGAGCAAGTAAGATGGTGGCAGCCTTCAACTCCACCACGGGGAGCAGGGAGGCACGGGAGAGCCTGAGCGAGGCCAATAAGGGCTACAGGGAATGCACAGAG cacatGTGTTCACTTGAAAGTGAACTGGAGAGCCAGATGGGAGAGTTTCACATTAAGATGAAGG GTCTTGCTGGCTTCGCACGGCTCTGTGCTGGTGACCAGTATGAG GTCCTAATGCGCTACGGCCGGCAACGCTGGAGGCTGCGAGGCCGTGTGGAGGTCAGCAGCAAGCAGATATGGGACAGTGAGGAGTACATCTTCCTGCCTCTCATCACAGAACTGCTGTCTATCAAG GTAACAGAGCTGAAGAGCCTGGCCAATCACGTGGTGGTGGGGAGCGTGTCCTGCGAGATGCTCGACTTGTTCTGCCCGCTTCCCCAGACGCTCGCTGTGGACATCAACGACCTCGGGACAGTCAAACTGAACCTGGAGGTCACCTGGAG cccattTGATAAGGATGACCAGACATCGACCACCAGTACTGTCTCCAAACGGCTGTTATCCAATCAGAGTCCGCCTGATACGCCCTCTATGCGGGAGCAGGTGTTCTat TCTCTGCtgaagagacagggagagctGGAGAACGGGACCGTCTGGTCCAACTCCTCTGAGTCCTCTGACGACTCGTCCAGTCCAGCCTTGGCTCACCACACCCAGAGGCTGACGGCCTCCAACACGCTACAGACCACGCCCACCGCTCAGCTGTCCTTCACCCCTCACCAGCCTAGCACCTCCACGCCGTCGCTCTCATCCAATCAAGAGGAGGACGAGCCAGACGCCGCTGAGGCTTTCGGCCCCATAGACTCTGGGAAGTTTCCGGTGCCCAACGGCCATCTGCAGAGCGCGAGCTCTGACAGCCACATCGGCGACGTTAGCCAAGATTGTACTGTGACTGATGCGGCGTCGGCCCGATCAGCTGACCTCTCTGAGACCTCAGACAACCTGAGCTGCTCGGACCTTGACGTCTCCTCTCAGCGTCCTGTGATGCTGGCAGGGAGGCCACAGGGCTTGGATCTGCCTGACAGCGGTGagccagaggtgtgtgtgtctgcccaggAGGGAAATGATGATAGACCCAAAGAGTCAGCGCTAAAGGCTGAGCCGTGTGAAGCAGCACCAGAGGACAGCACCACTGAGACGGGAGCAGACGGAGAGGCAGCGAGGGACCAAGGCTGCCCAGAGGAACACAGTCATCCACACCACTCCACTCCAGTAAAACATCCAGAAGATTCTCAGATT GCTTATCTGCCGAGTTCCTCTAGTTTCAGTCTGGAAGTTGAGACCGCCCTTGAGAGTTTTGACTTTCTCAATTGTTCTGACCTCGAGGACGAAGAAGATgaaagtgaggatgaggaggaagaggaggaacaaaaggaagaagaggtggaagagaaggacggagaggaggagaaggaccAATGCCAAATGGAGGAAGAGCatacagaggaggaagaacaggATAAGAACATATACACTGGAGAGAG cagtgatgaggaggaggtggagggtcTAGAGATCCTCATGGAGGCTCCAGAGGGATTCAGGAACTCAGATGAAGACTGTTACTCCCATTCAGAG TCATCAAGCGTGGAGAACCTGCAGGATTTGGGTCAGATGGAAATGcctgaggaggtggaggacgtggacggggaggaagaggaagtagaCGAGGAGGAGCAAAGCGAAGCAAAGGGAGATGAACGACATG GAGACATCCGCTGA
- the LOC115378959 gene encoding rho family-interacting cell polarization regulator 2-like isoform X4 gives MVAAFNSTTGSREARESLSEANKGYRECTEHMCSLESELESQMGEFHIKMKGLAGFARLCAGDQYEVLMRYGRQRWRLRGRVEVSSKQIWDSEEYIFLPLITELLSIKVTELKSLANHVVVGSVSCEMLDLFCPLPQTLAVDINDLGTVKLNLEVTWSPFDKDDQTSTTSTVSKRLLSNQSPPDTPSMREQVFYSLLKRQGELENGTVWSNSSESSDDSSSPALAHHTQRLTASNTLQTTPTAQLSFTPHQPSTSTPSLSSNQEEDEPDAAEAFGPIDSGKFPVPNGHLQSASSDSHIGDVSQDCTVTDAASARSADLSETSDNLSCSDLDVSSQRPVMLAGRPQGLDLPDSGEPEVCVSAQEGNDDRPKESALKAEPCEAAPEDSTTETGADGEAARDQGCPEEHSHPHHSTPVKHPEDSQIAYLPSSSSFSLEVETALESFDFLNCSDLEDEEDESEDEEEEEEQKEEEVEEKDGEEEKDQCQMEEEHTEEEEQDKNIYTGESSDEEEVEGLEILMEAPEGFRNSDEDCYSHSESSSVENLQDLGQMEMPEEVEDVDGEEEEVDEEEQSEAKGDERHEQETSAEQEERPSTPSHLATTAL, from the exons ATGGTGGCAGCCTTCAACTCCACCACGGGGAGCAGGGAGGCACGGGAGAGCCTGAGCGAGGCCAATAAGGGCTACAGGGAATGCACAGAG cacatGTGTTCACTTGAAAGTGAACTGGAGAGCCAGATGGGAGAGTTTCACATTAAGATGAAGG GTCTTGCTGGCTTCGCACGGCTCTGTGCTGGTGACCAGTATGAG GTCCTAATGCGCTACGGCCGGCAACGCTGGAGGCTGCGAGGCCGTGTGGAGGTCAGCAGCAAGCAGATATGGGACAGTGAGGAGTACATCTTCCTGCCTCTCATCACAGAACTGCTGTCTATCAAG GTAACAGAGCTGAAGAGCCTGGCCAATCACGTGGTGGTGGGGAGCGTGTCCTGCGAGATGCTCGACTTGTTCTGCCCGCTTCCCCAGACGCTCGCTGTGGACATCAACGACCTCGGGACAGTCAAACTGAACCTGGAGGTCACCTGGAG cccattTGATAAGGATGACCAGACATCGACCACCAGTACTGTCTCCAAACGGCTGTTATCCAATCAGAGTCCGCCTGATACGCCCTCTATGCGGGAGCAGGTGTTCTat TCTCTGCtgaagagacagggagagctGGAGAACGGGACCGTCTGGTCCAACTCCTCTGAGTCCTCTGACGACTCGTCCAGTCCAGCCTTGGCTCACCACACCCAGAGGCTGACGGCCTCCAACACGCTACAGACCACGCCCACCGCTCAGCTGTCCTTCACCCCTCACCAGCCTAGCACCTCCACGCCGTCGCTCTCATCCAATCAAGAGGAGGACGAGCCAGACGCCGCTGAGGCTTTCGGCCCCATAGACTCTGGGAAGTTTCCGGTGCCCAACGGCCATCTGCAGAGCGCGAGCTCTGACAGCCACATCGGCGACGTTAGCCAAGATTGTACTGTGACTGATGCGGCGTCGGCCCGATCAGCTGACCTCTCTGAGACCTCAGACAACCTGAGCTGCTCGGACCTTGACGTCTCCTCTCAGCGTCCTGTGATGCTGGCAGGGAGGCCACAGGGCTTGGATCTGCCTGACAGCGGTGagccagaggtgtgtgtgtctgcccaggAGGGAAATGATGATAGACCCAAAGAGTCAGCGCTAAAGGCTGAGCCGTGTGAAGCAGCACCAGAGGACAGCACCACTGAGACGGGAGCAGACGGAGAGGCAGCGAGGGACCAAGGCTGCCCAGAGGAACACAGTCATCCACACCACTCCACTCCAGTAAAACATCCAGAAGATTCTCAGATT GCTTATCTGCCGAGTTCCTCTAGTTTCAGTCTGGAAGTTGAGACCGCCCTTGAGAGTTTTGACTTTCTCAATTGTTCTGACCTCGAGGACGAAGAAGATgaaagtgaggatgaggaggaagaggaggaacaaaaggaagaagaggtggaagagaaggacggagaggaggagaaggaccAATGCCAAATGGAGGAAGAGCatacagaggaggaagaacaggATAAGAACATATACACTGGAGAGAG cagtgatgaggaggaggtggagggtcTAGAGATCCTCATGGAGGCTCCAGAGGGATTCAGGAACTCAGATGAAGACTGTTACTCCCATTCAGAG TCATCAAGCGTGGAGAACCTGCAGGATTTGGGTCAGATGGAAATGcctgaggaggtggaggacgtggacggggaggaagaggaagtagaCGAGGAGGAGCAAAGCGAAGCAAAGGGAGATGAACGACATG AACAGGAGACATCCGCTGAACAGGAGGAGCGACCCTCCACCCCCAGCCATTTGGCCACAACTGCCTTGTAA
- the LOC115378959 gene encoding rho family-interacting cell polarization regulator 1-like isoform X2, which translates to MFTGSTKLPPTKTPQPERLDEVYAALRRGLQSYLQVHQLELDSLGQQIRENKRNGRLGSLYELDKQVKAIERFMRRLEFHLSKVEELYDAYCIQRRLRDGASKMVAAFNSTTGSREARESLSEANKGYRECTEHMCSLESELESQMGEFHIKMKGLAGFARLCAGDQYEVLMRYGRQRWRLRGRVEVSSKQIWDSEEYIFLPLITELLSIKVTELKSLANHVVVGSVSCEMLDLFCPLPQTLAVDINDLGTVKLNLEVTWSPFDKDDQTSTTSTVSKRLLSNQSPPDTPSMREQVFYSLLKRQGELENGTVWSNSSESSDDSSSPALAHHTQRLTASNTLQTTPTAQLSFTPHQPSTSTPSLSSNQEEDEPDAAEAFGPIDSGKFPVPNGHLQSASSDSHIGDVSQDCTVTDAASARSADLSETSDNLSCSDLDVSSQRPVMLAGRPQGLDLPDSGEPEVCVSAQEGNDDRPKESALKAEPCEAAPEDSTTETGADGEAARDQGCPEEHSHPHHSTPVKHPEDSQIAYLPSSSSFSLEVETALESFDFLNCSDLEDEEDESEDEEEEEEQKEEEVEEKDGEEEKDQCQMEEEHTEEEEQDKNIYTGESDEEEVEGLEILMEAPEGFRNSDEDCYSHSESSSVENLQDLGQMEMPEEVEDVDGEEEEVDEEEQSEAKGDERHEQETSAEQEERPSTPSHLATTAL; encoded by the exons ATGTTCACAGGCTCCACCAAACTCCCACCCACTAAAACCCCGCAGCCTGAGCGGCTGGATGAAGTGTACGCTGCCCTGCGCAGAGGTTTACA GTCATATCTGCAGGTCCACCAGCTGGAGCTGGACAGTCTGGGTCAGCAGATcagagaaaacaagaggaatGGTCGTTTG gGCTCCCTGTATGAGCTGGATAAG CAAGTGAAAGCCATAGAGAGGTTCATGCGCCGCTTGGAGTTCCACCTCAGCAAG GTGGAGGAGCTGTATGATGCGTATTGTATACAGCGGCGGCTGCGTGATGGAGCAAGTAAGATGGTGGCAGCCTTCAACTCCACCACGGGGAGCAGGGAGGCACGGGAGAGCCTGAGCGAGGCCAATAAGGGCTACAGGGAATGCACAGAG cacatGTGTTCACTTGAAAGTGAACTGGAGAGCCAGATGGGAGAGTTTCACATTAAGATGAAGG GTCTTGCTGGCTTCGCACGGCTCTGTGCTGGTGACCAGTATGAG GTCCTAATGCGCTACGGCCGGCAACGCTGGAGGCTGCGAGGCCGTGTGGAGGTCAGCAGCAAGCAGATATGGGACAGTGAGGAGTACATCTTCCTGCCTCTCATCACAGAACTGCTGTCTATCAAG GTAACAGAGCTGAAGAGCCTGGCCAATCACGTGGTGGTGGGGAGCGTGTCCTGCGAGATGCTCGACTTGTTCTGCCCGCTTCCCCAGACGCTCGCTGTGGACATCAACGACCTCGGGACAGTCAAACTGAACCTGGAGGTCACCTGGAG cccattTGATAAGGATGACCAGACATCGACCACCAGTACTGTCTCCAAACGGCTGTTATCCAATCAGAGTCCGCCTGATACGCCCTCTATGCGGGAGCAGGTGTTCTat TCTCTGCtgaagagacagggagagctGGAGAACGGGACCGTCTGGTCCAACTCCTCTGAGTCCTCTGACGACTCGTCCAGTCCAGCCTTGGCTCACCACACCCAGAGGCTGACGGCCTCCAACACGCTACAGACCACGCCCACCGCTCAGCTGTCCTTCACCCCTCACCAGCCTAGCACCTCCACGCCGTCGCTCTCATCCAATCAAGAGGAGGACGAGCCAGACGCCGCTGAGGCTTTCGGCCCCATAGACTCTGGGAAGTTTCCGGTGCCCAACGGCCATCTGCAGAGCGCGAGCTCTGACAGCCACATCGGCGACGTTAGCCAAGATTGTACTGTGACTGATGCGGCGTCGGCCCGATCAGCTGACCTCTCTGAGACCTCAGACAACCTGAGCTGCTCGGACCTTGACGTCTCCTCTCAGCGTCCTGTGATGCTGGCAGGGAGGCCACAGGGCTTGGATCTGCCTGACAGCGGTGagccagaggtgtgtgtgtctgcccaggAGGGAAATGATGATAGACCCAAAGAGTCAGCGCTAAAGGCTGAGCCGTGTGAAGCAGCACCAGAGGACAGCACCACTGAGACGGGAGCAGACGGAGAGGCAGCGAGGGACCAAGGCTGCCCAGAGGAACACAGTCATCCACACCACTCCACTCCAGTAAAACATCCAGAAGATTCTCAGATT GCTTATCTGCCGAGTTCCTCTAGTTTCAGTCTGGAAGTTGAGACCGCCCTTGAGAGTTTTGACTTTCTCAATTGTTCTGACCTCGAGGACGAAGAAGATgaaagtgaggatgaggaggaagaggaggaacaaaaggaagaagaggtggaagagaaggacggagaggaggagaaggaccAATGCCAAATGGAGGAAGAGCatacagaggaggaagaacaggATAAGAACATATACACTGGAGAGAG tgatgaggaggaggtggagggtcTAGAGATCCTCATGGAGGCTCCAGAGGGATTCAGGAACTCAGATGAAGACTGTTACTCCCATTCAGAG TCATCAAGCGTGGAGAACCTGCAGGATTTGGGTCAGATGGAAATGcctgaggaggtggaggacgtggacggggaggaagaggaagtagaCGAGGAGGAGCAAAGCGAAGCAAAGGGAGATGAACGACATG AACAGGAGACATCCGCTGAACAGGAGGAGCGACCCTCCACCCCCAGCCATTTGGCCACAACTGCCTTGTAA